CTCGGCAGCCTTCTTGTACAGCTTGCGGGGAAAGCTTTCGGCCTCGTCCCACTCGTCGACGTGCGGAGTGATCTCCTGCTCGACGAAGCGGCGGACGGTGGCCCGGAACTCTTCGTCGCTGGGGGTGTAGAACGGGCGCATCGGGGGTCCCACGGGCTCATATGCGTCCTCGTGCGCTCGGTCTGGCCGCCGCGCGGCCGGTGATCATCGACTCCGTGGCGGTCGAACGCGGTCCGCGTTTCGCCGACGGTCCCTCTTGACCGGACTTCTTGCCGCACGCAAGCAGGCCTCCCCCGTCGATGGCTGCGCCGGCGTGTGCCTGCTATGCAAGAATGCGCATGAAACGGACGAATCTTGTGCTTCGTGAGGATCTGCTGGAAGAGGCCACCCGGCTCAGCGGCGAAAAGACGTACTAGCGTGCGGTGGAACGGGCACTCGAGGAGTTCATCCGCCACGCCAGGGCGCGACGGATCCTCCAGTTGCGAGGCTCCGGGCTCTGGGAGGGCAATCTCGAGGCGATGCGGGACGATGCCCCGCCGGCGTCCCGGCGGCGCTCATGACGCTGGTCGACACATCCGTCTGGATCGAGGTGTTTCGC
This sequence is a window from Candidatus Binatia bacterium. Protein-coding genes within it:
- a CDS encoding acyl-CoA dehydrogenase family protein, giving the protein MRPFYTPSDEEFRATVRRFVEQEITPHVDEWDEAESFPRKLYKKAAEVGRV